One Kineococcus radiotolerans SRS30216 = ATCC BAA-149 DNA window includes the following coding sequences:
- a CDS encoding ester cyclase, translated as MSSDLTASAVRLFEVLEHGDDVLASYLVHPNFYNREAALAPAACSTPGPAGVLASSTWMRAAFSDLHFDIGATAHEGNRVWIRLRMRGLHTGPFVRYRDGELDQAIPPTGREINFEQIHVLTMRQGLVLEHEAVRDDMTMLAQLGVFPPTPALGARMLAWKVSGRAARAAEQIAQKAAASAAAFAHDVPGPRSVPEAAVDPSER; from the coding sequence ATGAGCAGCGATCTCACCGCTTCGGCTGTCAGACTCTTCGAGGTGCTCGAGCACGGCGATGACGTGTTGGCCTCATACCTGGTCCACCCCAACTTCTACAACCGGGAGGCTGCCCTCGCCCCTGCTGCCTGCTCCACCCCGGGGCCCGCCGGTGTGCTCGCGTCTTCAACCTGGATGCGCGCGGCCTTCAGCGACCTGCACTTCGACATCGGCGCCACCGCTCACGAGGGGAATCGCGTCTGGATTCGTCTGCGCATGCGGGGATTGCACACCGGACCCTTCGTGCGATACCGCGACGGCGAACTCGACCAGGCGATCCCCCCGACCGGGCGTGAGATCAACTTCGAGCAGATCCACGTTCTCACCATGCGACAGGGACTCGTGCTGGAGCACGAGGCGGTACGCGATGACATGACCATGCTCGCTCAACTGGGCGTATTTCCCCCTACCCCTGCTCTCGGCGCACGGATGCTGGCGTGGAAGGTCTCCGGCCGCGCAGCCCGCGCAGCGGAGCAGATCGCCCAGAAGGCAGCCGCCTCGGCCGCGGCCTTCGCCCACGACGTACCCGGGCCCCGTTCCGTGCCCGAGGCGGCCGTGGACCCCAGCGAGCGCTGA
- a CDS encoding alpha/beta fold hydrolase, whose translation MTSALPPAADHALSYTLRGDGPGVVLIHGTGGSFADWNGLQDPLANGFTVLTPDPPGSGASPLPPGPLQLDRVADQIAELAAAAGLLRYAVVGASLGGAVALRVATRHPEHVTSVVTVAGYARPRPSLAMRLEVWAGLGEGDTAALGAFLTSASFSDAWLAALDPEALHEVRRYASGSSTPGAKAQLDMTRRIDVRADLPHVAAPTLVVSCTEDMFVSPVHSAELAAGIPSARTGTLPTGHAAAIEDPLRLTVLLEEFLEQR comes from the coding sequence ATGACGAGCGCCCTTCCTCCGGCGGCCGACCACGCCCTTTCGTACACGCTGCGCGGCGATGGGCCAGGAGTCGTCCTCATCCACGGCACCGGCGGCAGCTTCGCTGACTGGAACGGCCTGCAGGACCCCCTCGCCAACGGGTTCACGGTCCTGACGCCAGACCCGCCCGGTTCGGGAGCGAGTCCGTTACCTCCTGGACCCCTGCAGCTGGATCGTGTCGCCGACCAGATCGCTGAGCTCGCGGCGGCGGCAGGTCTGCTGCGCTACGCAGTCGTGGGTGCCTCCTTGGGTGGCGCTGTGGCACTGCGGGTGGCGACCCGCCACCCGGAGCACGTCACGAGCGTGGTGACCGTCGCCGGCTACGCACGACCCCGACCCAGCCTGGCGATGAGGCTGGAGGTGTGGGCGGGGCTCGGCGAGGGGGACACCGCCGCGTTGGGCGCGTTCTTGACCAGCGCCTCCTTCTCTGACGCCTGGCTGGCCGCCTTGGACCCTGAGGCTCTGCATGAGGTGCGCCGATACGCGAGCGGTAGCTCCACCCCCGGCGCGAAGGCACAGCTGGACATGACCCGCCGCATCGACGTGCGCGCGGATCTTCCGCACGTCGCCGCCCCCACCCTGGTGGTCTCGTGCACCGAGGACATGTTCGTCTCTCCGGTGCACTCCGCGGAGCTGGCAGCAGGCATCCCCAGCGCACGAACCGGGACTCTGCCAACCGGGCACGCAGCGGCTATCGAAGACCCTCTGCGTCTGACCGTGCTGTTGGAGGAGTTCCTGGAGCAGCGCTGA